AGCCCAAGTACGACGCCGAGCGCGATGCCCTGGAGACGGCCGTCATCGACGACGCGCTGGCCCGCGGCTTGCCGCTGCTGGGCATATGCCGGGGTGCACAGTTGCTCAACGCCAGACGCGGCGGCAACCTGTTTCAGGAGCTCAGGTCCCACCGCAAGATGACGTCGAACCGCTGGACCATTCTCCCGCTCAAGACCCTGTGCGTGGAGTCCGACAGCTGGCTGGCCAAGCTGCTCGCCACCCGCCGCTGCCGGATCAACAGCCTGCACAATCAGGCGATCGACCGAGTGGGGCATGGATTGCGCATCGTCGGGCGCGATCTGGACGGCATCATCCAGGCAGTGGAGGATCCGACCCAGCCGTTTCTGCTTGGCGTGCAGTGGCACCCCGAATTTCTGCTGTTTCTCCGCCGCCAGCGCCGGCTTTTCTGTGCTCTGCTGCAAGCCTGCAGGCAGACCGCTAGGGCACCGGGCGGAGATCGAGTCCGCTGAACCGGCGCACTCGCCGGCGCACGGCATCGTCGAACACATCCTCGCGACTTTCCAGCAGTGTGAAATGACTTCGCGCACGGGTGATGGCGGTATACACCAGCTCCTTGGTCAGGACCGGGTTGCGCGTAGCCGGGACGAGCAGCGCCGCATGCTCGAATTCCGATCCCTGGGACTTGTGTACGGTCATGGCGAATACGGTTTCCACTTCAGGCAGACGGCTGGGGAGCACAAAGCGGATGCCGCCAGCACCGTCATTGCGCGGGAACGCCACCCGCAGGGCGAACTGCTCGGCCTCCCCGGCATGCAATGCCGGCTCGCGAATACGCAGCGCAATACCGATGTCGCCGTTCATCAGCCCGAGACCGTAATCGTTGCGGGTCACCAGCACCGGCCGGCCTTCATACCAACCCTGATCACTGGTCAGCAGGCCGCGTTGGCGCAGCAATGTCGCGACGCGTTGATTGACCGCCTCGACGCCCCACTCGCCGCGGCGTACGGCACACAGCAGGCGAAAACGGTCGAAGGCGGCGAGAATGTCTCGGGCCCAGCGTAGCCAGGCACCATCATCCGCCGCGGTGGCCGCGTCGGGCCGGGCCTGGGCAAGCACCTGCAGATAGCTGGCATAGCTTGGCAGCCCCTTCCCCTCATCCGTAACAAGCGCTGCAAAAAGCGGGTCGGTCGCGTGCCTGAGCTGCCGAAAATAAATGTCCGCGAACCTACCTGCACGCAGCAGAGCGCGCGCTCCCTGGGCGTCGCAGTCGTTCACTGCCCTGGCCAGCTCGCCAATGCCGCTGTCCTGCCCGAAACGATGCGAGTGTCGCAGCATCGCGGTTTGCTGCTCCAGCAGATGCCGGTCCGGATCGCCCGCCGTCAGTCGCGCCTGAGCTAGCGACTGCCCACTGACCTGTTCCAGCCAGGCGAGCGTGTCAGCGCTGTACAGACCGTCGTCGGCGCGCTTGCACAGATCGCCAAGCACGGCCCCGGCCTCGACGGAAGCCAGTTGATCCTTGTCGCCCAGCAGCACCAGGCGGGCATTGGCCGGCAACGCACCGAGCACGCGAGCCATCATCTCCAGGTCGATCATGGAGGCTTCATCAATCACCAGCACGTCAAGCGCCAGCAGGTTGCCGGCATGGTGCCGAAAATGTCGGCTGTCCGGCAGACTGCCGAGCAACCGGTGCAGCGTGCTGACTTCCGTAGGGATCTGCGCCTTGATCGAGGCGTCGACGGGCAACTCCCCTACCTGGCGGCCGATCGACTCGGTCAGGCGTGCAGCGGCCTTGCCGGTCGGTGCAGCCAGCCGAATGCGCAGCGGGCGCCCGGCTTCGACGGCCGGGCCCTGCAGGAGCGCCAGCAGGCGCACCACGGTGGTGGTTTTTCCCGTACCGGGCCCGCCGGTGATGATACTGAAACGACCGCGGGCGGCGAGCGCACAGGCCAGTCGCTGCCAGTCCGGCTGTTGCAGGCTGTCCGCGAAGAGCCTGTCCAGCCGCTCGGACATGCCCGGCGCGAGGGCCAGCGGTTGACGCAGGCGCCGGCTCAACGCAATGACCGTATCGCGCTCATATTGCCAGTATCTGCGCAGATACAACCTCGGGCCTGCCATCACCAGGGGCCGACTGCCTTGCTCGGGTTCATGCGCGTCGACTACCGCGCTGCTCTGCAGCGCCTCCTGCCAGTGCTCCAGGCTCAGTCCGCCCAGCAGCCTGGACGGCAACAGCGCACCCTGCGCCGCCTCGCCCTCCGGGGGCAACGACAGCGCCAGATCGGGCTCTTCCAGGGTTGCACCCAGATGCAGACATACGTGGCCGTGGCCAAGCTGATGACTGACCAGCGCTGCCGCGAGTAACACGAGGGGGGAACAGCCGGGTTCCTGCTCCAGCAGGAAGTCGACCAGAGCCTTGTCCAGCGAACGCAACCAGCCGTTTTCCCGCCATTGGTGCAGCAGGCCCATGAGCGCTTCGGTGTCGGTCAAGGCCATCGGTAGCGGTGGCGCCGTGGCCAGTAGATCGAGTTGATCACCCTGCATGGCTTGTCTCCTCGACGGGCTGGCCAGCGAACAGCCGGTCCAATCTCTCGATCAGCTGGCGGGGAGGACGGGTATGCCAGAGCCCGCCACCGGGTGCTTCGACTCCGCGCACGAACCAGTACAGGGCGCCGCCGATGTGCCGGTCATAATCATAGTCAGGGAGCCGGGCACGCAACTGGCGGTGTAACGCCAGGAGATAGAAGACGTACTGCAGGTCATAACGGTGTTCGAGTACCGCACGCTGCATCGCCTCGCAGCTGTAGTCCGCCTCGCCTTGGCCAAGCCAGTTGGACTTGTAGTCGAGTACGTAGTAACGACCCTGGTGTTCGAAGACCAGATCGATGAACCCCTTGAAAAGGCCGTTGAGCTGATCACGCTGCAGGGCCGGCCGGGCTTGTCCGTCCAGGGTGGCAGCCCGAACCAGCCGATCGATGGCCTGCACGTCGACGCAACTGGCGCTGAACATGAACTCCATTTCGCTCTGATACTGGCGGGGATGCAGCCGGGCGAGCGACATATCGCTATCAGGCACCAGGCCCGGACGCGCCAGAAGAGCCGCCAGCCAGCTGCCGAGGGTCTCGGTCCATTCAGCCCAGCCGCGGCGCTGGCACCGCGGGTACAGCCAGTCCCGGCATCGCTTTGCGTCAGTCAGCGAGGCGAAGCCGTCAAGACCGGCTGATTCCAGCAGACCGTGAATGAACGTGCCCGGCTGCGGGCCGCGTGGAAAGCGGTGTATGGTCGGCGTCTCGCCGGCTCGCAGCGGAACGAACCGGGTCGATCGCTGGTCATCGGCCAGTTGATCGGACAGTGGGGTTTCGGCTGCTTCGCCGCCGACGGCCAGAGCGCTGTAGGAGCCGACCCACCAATGCTCGAACGCGGCATGCGAGGGGCGGCGTGCCGCGAGGTCCATGGCGTCCACCTGCTCCGGTTGATATACCGTGCGATCAGCCTCGGGCACCGGCTTGACGTCGACAACCTGCCCGTCCGGTTCCCAGCGCTGCAACCATAGAAGCAGGTGCTGCGGCTGCGGCAGCACCTCACCGCCGCCAAGCAGATAGCCCACCGCGCTGTGATGCAGCACGGATCGGGCACTCTGGCCCTTTTTCAGGTCCGCCAGCCCGAGCCAGCAGGCGTGCTGGGCTCGGGTCAATGCGACATACAGCAACCGCAGATCCTCGCCGAGACGCTCGCGATCGGCCAAACGGACTGTCTCATCGTCCGGCCGCAGTTCCAGCCGCGACTCCCCGGCCAGCTGTACCCGCAGCGGCCGGCCCGCTTCCACCGGCCGCGCGTGGCAGATGAACGGCAGGAAGACCAACGGGTACTCGAGCCCCTTGGACTTGTGAATGGTCACCACCTTGACCAGTTCGGCATCGCTCTCCAGCCGAAGCACCTGCTCGTCCGCTGCCCCCTCCGCAGCGCGGCGGGTCAGCTCGGCAAGATGGCGAATCATCGCCTGCTCACCGTCAAGTTCACGCGCGGCGCGCTGCAATAGTTCCGCGAGGTGCAGGAGATTGGTCAACGTGCGCTCGCCGTCCTGACGCTGCTGCAGCCGCGCTGGCAGGTCGTAGTCATGGATCAGTCGATGAAGCATCGGCAGCACGCCCTGACGCTGCCACACCTTGCGGTAGTCCCGAAAGCGATCCACGCAGCGCTCCCAGTGCCGCTCGTCCTGATTCAACTGGTCCAGCTCGGCCCAAGTGAGATCCAGTGTAGGGCTCGCCAGCGCAGCGCGCAGCAGCCGGTCATTGCCGGGATCGGCGCAGGCGTGGAGCCACCGCAACACATCGCTGGCCTCGAGCGTATCAAGCACCGAATCCTTGTCCGAGAGATACACGCTGCGAACGCCGCGCTCGGCCAGCGCCTGACGAATCGCCTGTGCCTCGCGTCCGGTACGCACCAGCACGGCCATGTCCGCTGGGCGAACCGGGCGCAGTGTCTGGCTGCCGTCGACGAATCCGGCATACCGCTGCTGTCCGGCCCGCAACAGCTCGACCATCGCCGTTGCACAGCTCTCGGCCAGCATTCGTCGGTAGGCTTCGGCGCTGAGCGCCTCGCTCGCCTCGCTATACCAGGCAGTCAGTGCCGGCGCCTGCCGTCCCGCGACGCTCCAGACTTCGCCTCGGCCACGCGCGTTGACCGCATGAAAAGGCAGAGGATTGCGTGGCCCATCGCGAAACAGGAACGCGGCGCGATCGAAGCTGTTTTCTGCGCTGGCGAACACCCTGTTGACCGCAGAAACCATCGCCTGGCTGGAACGGAAGTTGGTGTCCAGATGCTCGTGCCGGCCTGCCGTCGCTTCACGCGCCCGCAGATAGGTGAAGATGTCCGCTCCGCGGAAGGCATAGATCGCCTGCTTGGGGTCACCAATCAACAGCAGCGCGGTTTCCGGCGCGTTGTGTTCGACGCGGTATATGCGATCGAAGATGCGGTATTGCAGCGGATCGGTGTCCTGAAACTCGTCGATGAGTGCCACCGGGAACTGCTGCCGGATCACCGTCGCCAGTCGATCGCCGTTCACACCCTGCAAGGCGGCGTCCAGCCGGGTCAGCATGTCGTCGAACCCTATCTGCGCCCGCCGGCGCTTCTCCGCCTCGAAACGGCGGGCCATCCACGCAGCGGCGTGACGCAGCGCCACCTGCTCCGGACCTTCCAGGCTGGCCAGCGCCTGGCGCAGGCCGGGCAGCCCGCGCAATGCGTCATGATCGATGGCACCGCCGTTCTTGCAGGCTTCACCCATGCCTGCTTCGCACAAGCGTGCCCAGGCAGACTCCGGGAGTTTCAACTCGTAGGCCTGGTGATCGCTGGCCCACTTGCGCAGGACGTCGCACCAGCTGGCGTAGTAGCGCTTCTGAATCTTGCGCCGATCCACAGTGCCGTCCGCGACCGCCTTGTCCAGCAGCTGTTCAAGCTCGTCGCCCCAGTTCGCGCAGGGCTGCTTGAGTTTGGCGAGCTCATCGTCCGCCCTCTCCAACGCCTGAGTGATCAACGTCTGGAGGCTCTGCGCGGGCTCCGGCAGAGGCTGGTCGAGCAGGATACGCGCCTTCGCCAGCAAGCCTGCCGGTTCCTGCCAGTTGCGATCGACCCAGTCCAGTGCCGCGTCGCGCAATGAATAGCAATGCAAGCGCCAGTAGTCCCGGGCCACCTCGGCTAGCAGATCACGCTGATCGGTCTCCAGGCTCTGAACGAAGAGACTACCGCTATCGAAGGCATGCTCGCGCAGCATCCGCTGGCACCAGCCATGGATCGTCGAGACCGCCGCCTGGTCCATCCATTGGGCAGCGATGTCCAGCTTGCGTGCGCTACTCGCCCACTGTTGCGAATCGATATCCTCGAGCAGACCCGCCAGGATCG
Above is a window of Halopseudomonas nanhaiensis DNA encoding:
- the recB gene encoding exodeoxyribonuclease V subunit beta, with the protein product MTESSLPLALRCPLRGSRLIEASAGTGKTFTISALYLRLVLGHGGESGFVRELLPPEILVVTFTEAATQELRDRIRARLVEAASAFRGEVAEPDPILAGLLEDIDSQQWASSARKLDIAAQWMDQAAVSTIHGWCQRMLREHAFDSGSLFVQSLETDQRDLLAEVARDYWRLHCYSLRDAALDWVDRNWQEPAGLLAKARILLDQPLPEPAQSLQTLITQALERADDELAKLKQPCANWGDELEQLLDKAVADGTVDRRKIQKRYYASWCDVLRKWASDHQAYELKLPESAWARLCEAGMGEACKNGGAIDHDALRGLPGLRQALASLEGPEQVALRHAAAWMARRFEAEKRRRAQIGFDDMLTRLDAALQGVNGDRLATVIRQQFPVALIDEFQDTDPLQYRIFDRIYRVEHNAPETALLLIGDPKQAIYAFRGADIFTYLRAREATAGRHEHLDTNFRSSQAMVSAVNRVFASAENSFDRAAFLFRDGPRNPLPFHAVNARGRGEVWSVAGRQAPALTAWYSEASEALSAEAYRRMLAESCATAMVELLRAGQQRYAGFVDGSQTLRPVRPADMAVLVRTGREAQAIRQALAERGVRSVYLSDKDSVLDTLEASDVLRWLHACADPGNDRLLRAALASPTLDLTWAELDQLNQDERHWERCVDRFRDYRKVWQRQGVLPMLHRLIHDYDLPARLQQRQDGERTLTNLLHLAELLQRAARELDGEQAMIRHLAELTRRAAEGAADEQVLRLESDAELVKVVTIHKSKGLEYPLVFLPFICHARPVEAGRPLRVQLAGESRLELRPDDETVRLADRERLGEDLRLLYVALTRAQHACWLGLADLKKGQSARSVLHHSAVGYLLGGGEVLPQPQHLLLWLQRWEPDGQVVDVKPVPEADRTVYQPEQVDAMDLAARRPSHAAFEHWWVGSYSALAVGGEAAETPLSDQLADDQRSTRFVPLRAGETPTIHRFPRGPQPGTFIHGLLESAGLDGFASLTDAKRCRDWLYPRCQRRGWAEWTETLGSWLAALLARPGLVPDSDMSLARLHPRQYQSEMEFMFSASCVDVQAIDRLVRAATLDGQARPALQRDQLNGLFKGFIDLVFEHQGRYYVLDYKSNWLGQGEADYSCEAMQRAVLEHRYDLQYVFYLLALHRQLRARLPDYDYDRHIGGALYWFVRGVEAPGGGLWHTRPPRQLIERLDRLFAGQPVEETSHAG
- a CDS encoding gamma-glutamyl-gamma-aminobutyrate hydrolase family protein, with translation MKRPVVAITGPTRGAFGPRFMVAWAVRMYGGKPLQVRPGDPLAELRYDAVVVTGGHDIDPVLYAAEPEVQPKYDAERDALETAVIDDALARGLPLLGICRGAQLLNARRGGNLFQELRSHRKMTSNRWTILPLKTLCVESDSWLAKLLATRRCRINSLHNQAIDRVGHGLRIVGRDLDGIIQAVEDPTQPFLLGVQWHPEFLLFLRRQRRLFCALLQACRQTARAPGGDRVR
- the recD gene encoding exodeoxyribonuclease V subunit alpha, with protein sequence MQGDQLDLLATAPPLPMALTDTEALMGLLHQWRENGWLRSLDKALVDFLLEQEPGCSPLVLLAAALVSHQLGHGHVCLHLGATLEEPDLALSLPPEGEAAQGALLPSRLLGGLSLEHWQEALQSSAVVDAHEPEQGSRPLVMAGPRLYLRRYWQYERDTVIALSRRLRQPLALAPGMSERLDRLFADSLQQPDWQRLACALAARGRFSIITGGPGTGKTTTVVRLLALLQGPAVEAGRPLRIRLAAPTGKAAARLTESIGRQVGELPVDASIKAQIPTEVSTLHRLLGSLPDSRHFRHHAGNLLALDVLVIDEASMIDLEMMARVLGALPANARLVLLGDKDQLASVEAGAVLGDLCKRADDGLYSADTLAWLEQVSGQSLAQARLTAGDPDRHLLEQQTAMLRHSHRFGQDSGIGELARAVNDCDAQGARALLRAGRFADIYFRQLRHATDPLFAALVTDEGKGLPSYASYLQVLAQARPDAATAADDGAWLRWARDILAAFDRFRLLCAVRRGEWGVEAVNQRVATLLRQRGLLTSDQGWYEGRPVLVTRNDYGLGLMNGDIGIALRIREPALHAGEAEQFALRVAFPRNDGAGGIRFVLPSRLPEVETVFAMTVHKSQGSEFEHAALLVPATRNPVLTKELVYTAITRARSHFTLLESREDVFDDAVRRRVRRFSGLDLRPVP